The Methanocella arvoryzae MRE50 genome includes a region encoding these proteins:
- a CDS encoding IS1 family transposase, protein MDVRSKKEEHKQVGDEEWSGDAWIYMCVRRESYYFVGFSVGRWTQGTCRVMLSQVSNSVQDGVFTVYSDGNDDYYYTLTDFFQEVRYGQLVKIREKGRVVGKEIRVLIGDVDSEQVETFNVENFNSILRGRVGRLVRKTKTFSKIPEMLYYSVALFQFYWNFMNPLPCKQTPATIEEITTNVWTREQFISYHHTI, encoded by the coding sequence GTGGACGTTCGTTCAAAAAAAGAAGAGCATAAGCAGGTAGGGGATGAGGAATGGAGTGGCGACGCGTGGATCTACATGTGCGTGAGGCGGGAATCCTACTACTTCGTGGGTTTTAGCGTGGGCAGATGGACTCAAGGGACATGCCGGGTTATGCTCAGCCAGGTCAGCAACTCAGTTCAGGATGGCGTTTTCACCGTGTATTCTGATGGAAATGACGACTACTATTACACGCTCACCGATTTCTTCCAGGAGGTCAGATACGGGCAACTGGTTAAGATACGGGAGAAAGGGCGAGTCGTTGGTAAAGAGATCCGAGTCCTCATCGGGGACGTTGACAGCGAGCAGGTAGAGACATTTAACGTCGAGAACTTTAACAGCATACTCCGAGGCAGAGTGGGCAGACTGGTCAGAAAAACCAAGACCTTCTCCAAGATACCCGAAATGCTCTACTACTCGGTGGCCCTATTCCAGTTTTACTGGAACTTCATGAACCCCCTGCCATGCAAGCAAACACCAGCCACGATAGAAGAAATCACCACCAATGTCTGGACCCGGGAGCAATTCATCAGCTACCACCATACAATATAA
- a CDS encoding acyltransferase family protein: MVEKIGYLDGVRGVAALMVAISHFFYGFYPSISSLSPLLININSINITLNFKPLIYMIIHNPACVPIFFVLSGYVLTYKFFQTNNPEKKQDIYLGGAIKRYPRLMIPACVSIIIAFILLSLGLFYNDTASSLLGPKNIFESGFAENWQFTPNLFDALRQGLFSAYFSDNKNGTDHSLVSYNGVLWTMYCEFTGSLILFAILAIFGEFKYRRILYIPVILIFIGTHYMGFIFGLLLADLFNNQEGIRHKVNNLYILIAVLAICIIYWLFINRLTNFPLLGLYKLDLIYIYISVGLLMFVILSSNFMQWLLSRSLFLFLGKISFSMYLLHGIIFASFSSLVFIYLFPKTSYLISFCVTFLLSMIVVFGASYLYYHCVDSQSMRISKEIYNRLKNSSCRVPITKDTKIPDNQGYP; encoded by the coding sequence ATGGTTGAGAAAATCGGGTATCTAGACGGTGTGAGGGGTGTTGCTGCTTTAATGGTTGCAATATCTCACTTCTTCTATGGGTTTTACCCATCGATAAGCTCACTGTCTCCATTACTTATCAATATAAACTCAATAAATATAACGCTAAATTTTAAACCATTAATATATATGATCATCCATAATCCCGCTTGCGTCCCTATCTTTTTTGTATTAAGCGGATATGTGCTAACTTATAAATTTTTTCAGACAAATAATCCTGAAAAGAAGCAAGATATCTACTTAGGTGGTGCTATAAAAAGGTACCCACGCCTCATGATCCCAGCTTGTGTATCCATAATAATCGCTTTTATCCTACTCTCTTTAGGATTATTTTACAATGACACTGCAAGTTCCTTACTTGGTCCAAAAAATATTTTTGAATCAGGGTTTGCAGAAAATTGGCAGTTTACTCCTAATCTCTTTGACGCTCTACGTCAGGGACTATTTAGCGCTTACTTTTCTGATAATAAAAATGGTACCGATCATAGCTTAGTCTCTTATAATGGGGTATTGTGGACGATGTATTGTGAGTTCACTGGCAGCCTCATATTATTTGCCATCCTCGCTATTTTCGGAGAATTTAAGTACAGACGGATATTGTACATACCGGTTATCCTGATTTTTATCGGGACTCACTATATGGGATTTATTTTCGGATTACTGCTTGCTGATTTGTTTAATAATCAGGAAGGGATAAGACATAAAGTTAACAACTTATACATATTAATCGCAGTATTGGCTATTTGCATAATATACTGGCTATTCATAAATAGATTGACTAACTTCCCATTATTGGGACTGTATAAACTCGATCTCATATATATCTATATATCAGTCGGCTTACTCATGTTCGTTATATTGTCGTCCAATTTCATGCAATGGCTACTTTCTCGATCACTCTTCTTGTTTTTGGGGAAGATCAGCTTCTCCATGTATCTCTTGCATGGGATCATTTTTGCTTCATTCAGTAGCCTAGTATTTATTTATTTATTTCCAAAAACGTCCTATTTAATATCCTTCTGTGTGACTTTTCTCTTGTCTATGATAGTTGTATTTGGAGCATCGTACTTGTATTACCACTGTGTTGATAGTCAGAGCATGAGGATATCTAAGGAAATATATAACCGTTTAAAAAATAGTAGCTGTCGTGTACCTATCACAAAAGATACTAAAATACCAGATAATCAGGGTTATCCCTGA
- a CDS encoding polysaccharide pyruvyl transferase family protein: MHKNANGCNAHILVIDLCKSHISYEYLRKIGVTNPNIHVTADLAFAIDAATDKRVAEILQVEGVSGVRKPIIGVSLSKVISKWAFPDVSDPEEKYKRYVKIIASILDDLIVKTGGTIVFIPHVFGSSDSNNDRQTHKKINDSMKLKDQTLLIDTEYSAGELRGLIGNCDFFIGARTHALISAAMTCVPFIGLEYESFKTRGILGRMLGFDRYVYNIQEMDEGSLKRLILDCWDQKSSIRQELEQKLPGIRERVSINDRLLHELLDKK, encoded by the coding sequence ATGCATAAAAACGCCAACGGCTGCAATGCCCATATACTTGTTATCGACTTATGCAAAAGTCACATCTCTTACGAATACTTAAGAAAAATTGGGGTGACCAACCCTAACATTCACGTCACTGCCGACTTGGCTTTTGCCATTGATGCCGCCACCGATAAAAGGGTTGCAGAAATTCTACAAGTAGAGGGCGTTAGTGGTGTGCGCAAGCCAATAATAGGCGTTTCGTTAAGCAAGGTTATCTCAAAATGGGCGTTTCCAGATGTGTCGGATCCTGAGGAAAAATATAAGCGGTATGTCAAAATCATCGCTAGTATTCTGGATGATTTGATAGTCAAAACCGGGGGAACCATTGTTTTTATACCTCATGTATTCGGGTCCAGTGATAGTAATAATGACCGACAGACTCATAAAAAAATAAATGACTCGATGAAGTTAAAGGATCAAACCCTGTTAATTGATACCGAGTACTCGGCTGGAGAGTTACGAGGTTTAATTGGCAACTGCGATTTCTTCATAGGGGCGAGAACCCATGCTTTGATCAGTGCTGCGATGACCTGCGTGCCTTTCATAGGCCTCGAGTACGAATCCTTCAAGACCCGAGGTATCCTTGGCCGGATGCTTGGCTTTGATAGATATGTTTACAATATCCAGGAAATGGATGAGGGAAGCTTGAAACGATTAATACTAGATTGCTGGGATCAGAAAAGTTCGATCAGACAAGAGTTGGAACAGAAACTCCCGGGAATCCGCGAGCGAGTGTCAATCAATGACCGCTTACTACATGAGCTATTAGATAAAAAATAG
- a CDS encoding transposase, translating into MHSKNVGTGWQMPVSCFDCHCKILSDIPLMMLEAVDWQRFRYLEKNNKIGRPPQYSRIALLRALLYMELANLSSVSELVRILKGDNYKMRILGFDQLPSESTFSRFKDQVDTDRIMVLLTSMIWKKNPDFMSMVGVDSTSLPAFTRSDPEASWGYDHINDKMYYGYKIHLLYDLITLAPICSIVTPANMHDTTQLLPLQRKMGSRILLVKGLFADIAYDSKEHLERIYPIGIPLINRVNRRNTKKELPRYRIQEYIPFHDITMNKLYKNRMHCEYTNYLLKEHLTLKRVKTTGILRVTVKTGLTLIARQIQVLYQVKQGANPRTTIIE; encoded by the coding sequence ATGCATAGTAAAAACGTTGGTACGGGCTGGCAGATGCCCGTTTCTTGCTTCGATTGCCATTGTAAAATACTTTCTGACATACCGCTCATGATGCTGGAAGCGGTTGACTGGCAGCGTTTCCGATACCTCGAGAAGAATAATAAGATTGGGAGGCCTCCCCAGTACAGTCGGATCGCCTTGCTACGAGCACTTCTCTACATGGAACTGGCAAATCTCTCGAGTGTCAGTGAACTAGTAAGAATACTCAAGGGCGACAATTATAAAATGCGGATTCTCGGCTTCGACCAATTACCTAGTGAGAGCACGTTCAGCAGATTCAAAGACCAGGTAGACACCGACCGGATCATGGTCCTGTTGACAAGCATGATCTGGAAGAAAAACCCGGATTTCATGAGCATGGTTGGGGTAGACAGTACCAGCCTCCCTGCGTTCACCCGGAGTGATCCTGAGGCCTCATGGGGGTACGATCACATCAATGATAAAATGTACTACGGGTACAAAATCCACTTACTTTACGATCTGATTACACTGGCGCCGATCTGCAGTATTGTCACTCCTGCCAACATGCATGACACTACACAACTACTGCCATTACAGAGGAAAATGGGCAGTCGCATACTCCTTGTTAAGGGATTGTTCGCTGACATTGCCTATGACTCTAAAGAGCACTTGGAACGCATATACCCGATCGGCATACCATTGATCAACCGAGTTAACCGGCGGAACACGAAGAAAGAGCTACCCAGGTACCGAATACAGGAGTACATCCCCTTCCACGACATCACCATGAACAAATTATATAAAAACAGGATGCACTGCGAGTACACGAACTACCTGTTGAAAGAGCACCTCACCTTAAAACGAGTAAAAACTACCGGAATCCTTCGAGTTACTGTAAAGACCGGACTCACCCTGATAGCACGACAGATACAAGTACTCTACCAGGTTAAACAGGGAGCAAACCCCAGGACAACGATCATCGAGTGA
- a CDS encoding polysaccharide pyruvyl transferase family protein: MLIVNKLNGGKKIVRFFISVNPGFANKGDAALLEGAFKYMRTFEDARICLLSKNPDFDRKRCDVPVVGLDQTKAGKLDRTLFKLRYLQYFPLALVYHLTGKYLVDDRLVVANYLWKEYCFCDVMVTGLDDGMNTLYGSVSFNLIFLDTLLARLLNKKVVLFGGSIGPFRNKRFERLGKYILQKPDLITLREEISYETFA; encoded by the coding sequence ATATTAATTGTCAACAAATTAAATGGAGGAAAAAAAATCGTCCGGTTTTTTATTTCGGTCAACCCAGGGTTTGCTAATAAAGGTGACGCAGCTCTACTTGAAGGGGCATTCAAATATATGCGAACCTTCGAAGATGCCCGGATATGTCTCTTGTCAAAGAACCCGGATTTTGACAGAAAACGATGTGACGTACCTGTCGTCGGACTAGACCAGACTAAAGCTGGTAAGCTGGACCGAACTCTCTTTAAGCTACGATACTTGCAGTATTTTCCGCTGGCACTGGTATACCATCTGACGGGTAAATACTTGGTTGACGACCGTCTGGTGGTGGCTAACTACCTGTGGAAAGAGTATTGCTTCTGTGATGTGATGGTGACTGGACTGGATGATGGGATGAATACGCTCTACGGCTCTGTCTCTTTTAACCTGATCTTTCTCGATACCTTGTTGGCTAGACTGTTAAATAAAAAGGTCGTCCTTTTTGGGGGTTCGATCGGGCCCTTCAGGAATAAAAGGTTTGAGAGACTGGGGAAATATATCCTACAGAAACCAGATCTGATCACCCTCCGGGAAGAGATCTCTTACGAGACTTTTGCATAA
- a CDS encoding lipopolysaccharide biosynthesis protein, whose amino-acid sequence MQVHTSIEKYYKEPLYRNSFLNILNGVVGAVFGLLFWMVATRQMTSGNLGIVNAIISAATLILVVSRLGMDTGIVRFLARSPDKNSLYNGSSFITLSVALGLTAVFIIGLDWFSPTLILLRQSDILFAFFVYILVNSMYYMQSITLLSLRRSDINFAQNLILGIRVPLLFFLYYLFPNTLGILLILDVSYMGAFLFSRIVLSKTGLRFTTKVNWGQIRKSWKYSLGGYTSNLFAIMPTTLLPIIIINTLGPSSNAYFFIAYTIASFIMMIPNSICSALFVEGSHDMPVRDISIKSLKLIFALLIPLSLFMFLFGDMILMLFNKEYSLQSFEILRLLVLSNIFSAVTLFYISIKKIQKDMGIVNLINSSITVMIILLSYFFIGIYGLVGVGYAWLLTNLLAFIFILGIVLKTKAWRNKNLLH is encoded by the coding sequence ATGCAAGTCCACACCAGTATAGAAAAATATTATAAGGAACCCCTCTACCGTAATTCCTTTCTAAATATCTTGAACGGTGTGGTCGGTGCAGTCTTTGGACTATTGTTCTGGATGGTTGCGACCCGGCAAATGACTTCAGGTAACCTTGGCATTGTCAATGCAATAATTTCTGCTGCAACCTTGATACTGGTGGTATCCCGGCTGGGTATGGACACAGGCATTGTGAGGTTCCTGGCGAGATCTCCTGATAAAAATTCACTGTATAACGGATCGAGTTTCATAACCTTATCAGTAGCTTTAGGGCTTACGGCGGTCTTCATTATAGGTCTCGACTGGTTTTCCCCCACCCTGATCCTTCTTAGGCAAAGCGATATCCTGTTCGCTTTTTTTGTATATATCCTCGTGAACTCGATGTATTATATGCAGAGTATCACTTTACTCTCTTTAAGGAGATCGGATATTAATTTTGCTCAGAATCTGATACTCGGAATCAGAGTGCCACTACTGTTCTTCCTGTATTACCTTTTCCCAAACACCCTAGGTATTCTACTCATCCTCGATGTATCTTATATGGGGGCTTTTTTATTCAGCCGAATTGTCTTAAGTAAAACTGGTCTGCGGTTCACTACGAAAGTAAATTGGGGGCAGATCAGGAAATCCTGGAAATACAGCTTAGGAGGATATACTTCTAACCTATTTGCCATTATGCCTACTACACTCTTGCCGATAATTATCATTAACACCCTGGGCCCATCCAGTAATGCATATTTCTTCATCGCCTACACAATTGCTTCCTTTATAATGATGATCCCCAACTCAATTTGCTCAGCATTGTTTGTTGAGGGGTCACATGATATGCCAGTTCGTGATATCTCCATTAAATCTTTAAAACTAATTTTTGCGCTCCTTATACCCCTCTCACTGTTCATGTTTCTGTTCGGAGATATGATTTTGATGCTTTTTAACAAAGAGTATTCGCTTCAATCATTTGAAATTCTTAGGCTACTCGTACTATCGAACATTTTTTCTGCAGTTACGCTGTTTTACATATCAATTAAAAAAATCCAGAAGGACATGGGTATCGTCAACCTCATCAACTCGTCAATCACCGTGATGATCATCTTACTGAGTTACTTCTTTATAGGGATATACGGTTTAGTTGGCGTAGGGTATGCTTGGCTTCTGACCAATTTACTCGCCTTTATTTTCATTTTGGGTATCGTGTTAAAGACAAAAGCGTGGAGAAACAAAAATTTATTACACTGA
- a CDS encoding Coenzyme F420 hydrogenase/dehydrogenase, beta subunit C-terminal domain encodes MLPKNREVRLDSEIRNNSTSGGLVTQLLICALNNGLITGAVVTRMSKDNPLVPEPFIARTQEEIIEASCSKYCPVPVNMALKELVKTGSKETIAVVGLPCHIHGLQKAKYKGLFKCNLIFFGIFCGHTPSFNATQWLLRQNGINVADVKQIEYRGKGWPGSMTVTCMDGSKVSLDYHMYWDSGFGKYFFPPRCTLCYDGTAEFADISFGDAWLPRFKNDRIGTSVIISRTSVGDRLLSQCKGIIELQKVDRDEVVASQRSMLAYKKKGYSARKAIRRFTQHKTPDYNITEVKPKFVDYLGAISVYVSLWMAKHHLWPLLKVHSIVTRICRFVYKRQKNP; translated from the coding sequence ATGTTACCAAAAAACCGGGAAGTGAGGTTAGATAGTGAGATCAGGAATAACTCTACGTCCGGTGGACTGGTTACACAACTTTTAATTTGTGCGCTCAATAATGGTTTAATTACTGGCGCAGTTGTAACCCGAATGAGCAAGGATAATCCGTTGGTACCTGAACCCTTTATTGCCAGAACCCAAGAAGAAATCATCGAAGCCTCTTGTTCGAAATATTGCCCTGTGCCTGTTAATATGGCATTGAAAGAGCTTGTTAAAACTGGTTCAAAGGAAACGATTGCAGTCGTTGGGTTGCCATGCCACATTCACGGATTGCAGAAAGCCAAGTACAAGGGGCTATTCAAGTGTAATTTAATATTTTTTGGTATCTTTTGCGGTCATACGCCGAGCTTTAACGCTACTCAATGGCTGTTAAGGCAGAATGGTATTAACGTTGCAGACGTAAAGCAAATTGAGTATCGCGGTAAAGGATGGCCCGGTAGTATGACGGTGACTTGTATGGATGGGAGCAAAGTAAGCCTTGACTATCATATGTATTGGGATAGTGGATTTGGCAAGTATTTCTTCCCTCCACGCTGTACATTATGCTATGATGGTACGGCGGAATTCGCTGATATTTCGTTCGGTGATGCATGGTTGCCACGATTCAAAAATGACAGGATCGGTACATCAGTGATCATTTCTAGAACCAGCGTAGGCGACCGGCTGTTGTCGCAGTGTAAAGGTATTATAGAGCTTCAAAAAGTCGATAGGGATGAAGTAGTAGCGTCTCAGAGATCAATGCTTGCTTACAAAAAAAAAGGCTACTCTGCACGTAAAGCGATTCGTCGCTTTACACAGCATAAAACCCCCGATTACAATATTACCGAAGTCAAGCCGAAGTTTGTGGACTACTTAGGGGCGATCTCCGTCTACGTGTCCCTATGGATGGCAAAACATCACCTTTGGCCGCTCTTGAAAGTTCATAGCATTGTTACAAGGATATGTCGTTTTGTTTACAAAAGACAGAAAAATCCTTAA
- a CDS encoding IS1634 family transposase, with amino-acid sequence MQVRKRGGQEYLYEVTPYYDKEKKQIRQTVKYLGKNVDGKPVKVRETAKKPRRALSYGEFQPLLKIVEELGLKEILQDELPDRDVKTALLLAFNRVLRPVSMRNVESWYEASYLSEQSEFRDLQTTSQRLSEFLERIGESDVPMGLFKGMIQRFSTGALIYDLTSLSSYSKLINMLEYGYNRDGLSTAQVNLSIVTDKDSGIPLMYDVYPGSIVDVSTLFNTVRRIKDLGIARYTMIIDRGFFSKDNLQLLFDENVVFVIPASTTLKSVKEMITSLHDDIKDPDNLRKYHDTVIFVKPVTIDVDGLQVKGYYYYDRNRENLDTNLFYKRLYNVVDELKNRHIKNPYDTERIVRSIAGKLYNYIEVQRNIDSSLTVTIKKNAVSQRINRMGRYILCYHGEMTWEECLRTYKERDQVEKRFHHLKNDLDAVPLNVRKESTMKGFLFICFLALILRMRLQKHLEETRLDKKYCVEDLILELEKIHMIKLEDGDWLLSELTKKQKDIIERMSLESCYQKTGK; translated from the coding sequence GTGCAGGTGCGGAAACGGGGAGGGCAGGAGTACCTCTATGAAGTAACCCCGTATTATGATAAAGAGAAGAAACAGATACGGCAGACGGTGAAGTACCTGGGCAAGAATGTTGACGGTAAACCGGTGAAGGTCAGAGAGACAGCCAAAAAGCCTCGGAGGGCTCTTAGCTATGGGGAATTCCAACCACTCCTTAAGATCGTTGAGGAGCTGGGATTAAAAGAGATCCTGCAGGATGAACTCCCTGATAGGGATGTGAAAACCGCTCTGTTGTTAGCTTTTAACCGTGTCCTCAGGCCGGTCAGCATGAGGAACGTGGAATCATGGTACGAGGCATCTTATCTCTCGGAGCAATCCGAGTTCCGGGATCTCCAGACTACGAGTCAACGGTTGAGCGAATTCCTGGAACGTATCGGTGAAAGCGACGTACCAATGGGATTGTTCAAGGGCATGATCCAACGGTTTTCCACCGGTGCTTTGATCTACGATCTTACCAGTCTCAGCAGTTACTCTAAACTGATCAACATGTTGGAGTATGGGTATAACCGGGATGGATTGAGCACTGCACAGGTCAATCTCAGCATTGTTACAGATAAGGACTCGGGCATCCCCCTCATGTACGATGTTTACCCGGGTAGCATCGTCGATGTATCCACCCTGTTCAATACCGTCCGAAGGATCAAGGATCTGGGAATCGCCAGGTATACCATGATTATTGACAGGGGTTTCTTTAGTAAAGATAATCTCCAACTGCTCTTTGATGAAAATGTAGTATTTGTCATTCCTGCCAGCACCACTCTGAAATCGGTTAAAGAAATGATCACCAGTTTGCATGATGATATCAAGGACCCGGACAACCTTCGGAAATACCATGACACGGTCATCTTCGTCAAACCGGTAACCATAGACGTTGACGGTCTCCAGGTGAAGGGCTATTATTATTACGACAGGAACCGGGAGAATCTGGATACCAACCTGTTTTACAAACGATTGTATAATGTCGTGGACGAACTGAAAAACAGGCATATCAAAAATCCATATGATACTGAACGGATCGTGCGCAGTATCGCGGGCAAACTGTACAATTACATCGAAGTTCAACGAAACATCGATTCCAGCCTCACCGTCACGATCAAGAAGAACGCGGTGAGTCAGCGGATCAACCGGATGGGCAGGTACATCCTCTGCTATCACGGGGAGATGACCTGGGAAGAATGCCTCCGCACATACAAGGAACGGGATCAGGTCGAGAAACGATTCCACCACTTGAAGAACGATCTTGATGCTGTGCCTTTGAATGTGAGAAAAGAATCTACGATGAAAGGATTCCTATTCATCTGCTTCCTCGCCTTGATATTGAGAATGCGCCTTCAGAAACACCTCGAAGAAACCCGACTCGATAAAAAGTATTGCGTCGAGGACCTGATCCTGGAACTCGAAAAAATACACATGATCAAACTCGAGGACGGAGACTGGCTACTGTCAGAACTGACCAAGAAACAGAAAGACATCATCGAACGCATGAGCCTTGAATCATGTTACCAAAAAACCGGGAAGTGA
- a CDS encoding lipopolysaccharide biosynthesis protein, whose translation MLSTFNILLIKDLLNKYSRFIEDIIISMIPRSLAMGIGLITSVMIARGLGPEDIGNYAIILSISSLVVVLSDMGINQTAVRYASIALSNNDIEKHHMALRWAFRLRMITAIVVTILFIIVSKYILSNIWHAEYLWKLTIISLITSVFSIMAFVPQIYFQSQKKFRMYALIATTQTIIIFCGILLLSIFNYWSLTIVVVINFVATFIGTVLSFIVIPNSVLFSSTDFKNITIRNFYCKVLKAPKLYNNKHQFMNPDSFLFFIIISTIILAITQKLDIWIMGYFVDKIQIGIYYIATSVTLPLSVVLWGTLIVVLPHTSTALSYEESMNKLKKISQLSIILVVFGIMYSIFIPILIPFIFGEKYIDGVLIAQILCFGYCIYMLTNPLQMIGYNFGLIKYYWLINLAQLLIIIVINIVFLPEIGIFASAIAIVLSNTIGLIVSLALLILVIKKSPMLKSNYIDQ comes from the coding sequence ATGTTAAGTACATTTAATATATTATTAATTAAAGATTTACTAAATAAATATAGTAGGTTTATAGAAGACATAATTATATCAATGATCCCCAGATCATTGGCAATGGGAATTGGACTGATCACATCAGTGATGATAGCAAGAGGATTGGGGCCAGAAGACATAGGGAATTATGCAATTATTCTAAGCATATCTAGTTTAGTAGTAGTATTATCAGATATGGGCATAAATCAAACTGCTGTAAGATATGCATCAATTGCTTTGTCCAATAACGATATTGAAAAACACCATATGGCATTAAGATGGGCTTTTCGTTTGAGAATGATTACGGCAATAGTCGTTACTATTTTATTTATAATCGTATCAAAATATATATTGAGTAATATATGGCATGCAGAATATCTATGGAAACTAACAATAATTAGTCTGATTACTAGCGTATTTTCTATTATGGCATTTGTGCCACAAATATATTTTCAATCGCAAAAAAAATTTCGGATGTATGCATTAATAGCAACTACTCAAACGATTATAATATTTTGCGGTATTTTGTTATTATCTATATTTAATTATTGGTCATTAACAATAGTAGTAGTGATAAATTTCGTTGCCACATTTATAGGGACTGTATTATCATTTATAGTAATACCAAATAGTGTTTTATTTTCGTCAACAGATTTCAAAAACATTACAATTAGAAATTTCTATTGTAAAGTTTTAAAAGCACCTAAACTTTACAACAATAAACACCAATTTATGAATCCTGATTCATTTCTATTTTTTATAATAATATCAACAATAATTTTAGCTATCACCCAGAAGCTGGATATATGGATAATGGGCTATTTCGTCGATAAAATTCAAATAGGTATTTATTATATTGCTACTTCAGTCACGTTACCATTATCTGTAGTTTTATGGGGTACGTTAATAGTCGTATTACCACATACATCTACAGCTCTTTCATACGAAGAGTCAATGAATAAATTGAAGAAAATATCACAGTTAAGCATAATACTTGTAGTATTCGGGATCATGTATTCAATATTTATACCCATATTAATTCCATTTATTTTTGGTGAAAAATATATTGACGGAGTCTTAATTGCTCAGATCCTATGTTTTGGATATTGTATATATATGCTTACGAACCCATTACAGATGATAGGGTATAATTTTGGATTGATTAAGTATTACTGGCTAATAAACCTGGCACAACTATTAATAATTATTGTTATAAACATTGTCTTTCTACCAGAGATAGGGATTTTTGCATCAGCAATTGCAATTGTATTGAGCAATACTATAGGCCTGATAGTTAGCTTAGCTTTATTAATACTGGTAATAAAAAAATCTCCAATGTTAAAATCGAATTATATAGATCAATAA